A stretch of DNA from bacterium:
AAGCACACTCCGCATTCGCGCCACGGAATGGGCATCGACCACCCAAAACGAGATCCGTCAGCGTCAATCGCCGCGCGGCACGCTGAAACATTGGAAAGCCAGCTTCTCAGCCAACTTTCGTGCATAGTTCAGGCTAGCGCCTCGGCCCAGTTTCCAGTTCGCGGTTCGCAGGCGACACCAGCCCCCTTCGCCTGCTCAGGATTCTGGTGGCAACACGGCGAAGACGAGGGCGTCGCTCCAGCCGACTCCATCGGGCAGGCCCAAGTCCCTGTACCACATCTGCACGTACATCGGCGTGCCGATGCCGCCGCCGACGCTGCCCCCAACAGCGGGATCCCCCCCGTCGACGTGTAGTTGACGGAACATCTACTACCCAGTCGTTGAGCGAAAACCCAGCTTAAACCCTCTATCTTCCCGCTTCGAGCAGAAGGACTTGGAGCGCGAGGCGCAGGATCCGGCCGCCTTCTGCTGGATCGATGTGCAAGCGGACGATATCAGCGTCCTCAACGACCTTCTGCGCCGCTGGAACATCGACCTCGCACTGATCGGGCACTTCGACGAGCCGGAGGTCCTGCCGCGCATCGTGGAGCGGCCGGAGTGCGTGGCCTTCTACCTGTACCAGGTGATCGACCCCCAAGAGCACCTCGACACGGCGCGAACCATCGAGGAGATCGACTTCGCGCGCATGGTCCTGGTCCTGGGCGCGGACTTCGTGATCACCTTCCGTCGCCGCTCGATGGTCGTCGTGGACGACGTGCGTAGCTCCTGCGTCGACTCCTTCCGCCTGGCCGGTCAGACCCCCAGCTTCATCTCGTTCCTGTTCCTGGAGCGCTGCCCATACGACTACGCCCACCTCAACCTCGCCAACGACAACTTCCTGGACGTGATCCAGGAGCACGTCTTCGACGGGCACCAGGAAGAGCTGGCCATGGGCCTGGCCGTGGCGGGCCGGAACATCCTCACACTGAAGAAGCTCACCGCAAGCGCACAGATCGTGCTGATGCTTCTGGCCACCAAGCAGAACCCCTTCATCAGCTCGGCCGCGCGGGGCTTCGTCCGGGAGATGCTGCACAACGCCCAGGCGGTCCGCGAGGCCGTGGACTCCTCGCGGGACCTGCTCCACGGCGTCCTGGCCAGCATCCAGGCCGCCGCCTCGAACCGGATCAGCGACGTCGCCCGGGTGCTGACGGTGCTCTCGGGCGTCCTGCTGCCCCTGACGCTCATCACCGGCATCTACGGCATGAACTTCGAGAACATGCCCGAGCTCAAGTGGCCGTTCGGCTACTTCGGAGTGCTCGGATCCCTGATGGTGATCGCGGGCGGATTGCTCTTGGCGTTCCGGCATTTCGGCTGGCTGAAGGCTGGTACGTGGAGACGTCCGAGAAGCTGCGCATCACGCACACGCCGACCCTGGTCGCCTTCGCCCGCAACGCGCGCCTGTCGGAGCCGGGCGCGCTGGAGGCGGACCCACTGGCCCAGCTGCTGCCCCGCCACTATCGCGAGATCCTCTGGAACCCCGAGCTCAATCCGCTGGCGACGGCCCTGGCGCCCTCTCGCGGCGCACCCGCCGCCACCCGGGTGGTGGTCATGAAGCGGGTACTCGGCGCCCTGCGCGAAGCCGGGGTCCCGATCCTCGCGGGCTCGGACTCCGGCAACCCGCTGGTCGTGCCCGGCGCAGCCCTGCAAGAGGAGCTGCGCCAGCTGACCGACGCCGGAATCCCCGTTGAAGAGGTCTGGGTGATCGCGACGCGCCGCGCCGGCGAGAGGCTCGGTGTGCCGGGCCTCGGAACTCTGGAGGAAGGCGCTCCAGCGGACCTGCTGCTGTTCCTCGACGACCCCACACGCGACCTCGCCGCCCTGGGCAGCCTGGAGGCGGTGATCGCCGCGGGACGCTTCTCTACCCGCGCGGGGTTCTCGAGATGGCGTTGGAGCGCCAGGGAGCGCACTTCGAGCGCCCCTGGGCTGCGCGGGACTCGCGGGACGGCTGGCTCGCGCCGTGACGGCGCGCACCGCGCCCTAGGCCCGCGACGACGACGCCCCGGCCCATTCCGGACCGGGGCGTCTCATCCTCGCAGCGCTGCGCGGCCTAGGCCCGTTGCCGCCTGCGCCGGTTGCGCAGCCACACGATCGGCGGCAGCAGGAACGCCAGCTCCGCGCCCAGGCCGCAGAAGCCACCGCCACCGCCACCGTTTCCGATCACGACCGGCGTGCAGTCGAGCACCTCGTCACCGGCCATGCCCTCGAGCAGCCAGTCGTTGATCAGGGCCGGGTCGTCCCACTTTCCGTTGCCCTGGTTCTTGCCGCAGTCCTCGACGCCGTTCATGGCGCCGTCGTGGCAGGAGATCTTGAACTCCGACTGACCGAGCGGTGTGCCACCGCAGTCGCCCGCGGCGAAGATCTGCCACTCCTGCACGTACGGGGACCCGCCCATCCCGGGCACCTCGAAGATGTCCCCGGGCGCGATCCCGTCCTTCGTCGTCAGCAGGGTGCTGGCGCCGATCTCACCGTCCCAGGCTTGCACGCAGATGTCCTGCGCACCGCCCCACTCCATGCTCAGCTCATCGATCGGCTTGGCATTCCAGCAGCTGAAGCTGCCCGTCGGCGGCAGCACCACCGTCACCGGGACCTCGTCCTGGGCCGGCATGCAGAGTCCGCCCGACCCGTCGTCGGTTCCGGTCACCGTCGCGCGGTTCGTAGTGGACTCGTACAGCGTCCGGGTCTGGAAGAAGGTCTCCATCTCGCCCGGAGCCAGCGGGGCCTCCAACTGCTGCCTCCTGCCAGCAGCGCTGGAGGCGGCTCAAGAACTTCAAGATCCTACGGGGTATCGGAACCCCGTGGATCAATCGATTGCAGGCATGCCCAACGGCGCCCGCCGTACTTCCAATCCTCGGTCAACGGCTCCTACGAGCCAGCAAAAAACCGAGCAAGCCTCCGATGCCCAACAGCGCCGTTCCAGGCTCGGGCACGGTGATGGCGGCGACGCTCACGACCTTCTTCTGGATGAGCGCCGAGCTCGAGGCCTCGCTGAAGGCGTCCAGTTGATTATCGAGCTGAAGCTGGATCTTCGTCGCGTCGAACCCCAAGAGGTCTACGTTGACCGTCGCCGACCAGTTGGTGGCGCCGGGATCCGACACCAGGTCGAAGGTGTTCGAAGGCGAGTAGGTGGCGGTGAAGGGGATGACGCAGGCCGCGCCGAAGTCGATGAAGCACGACGTGTTGAAGCCAAACGTGCCGTCGACCTCCATGACCGTCAGGGTGCCGATCATCGCGACCTCGGTCTCGG
This window harbors:
- a CDS encoding amidohydrolase family protein, with translation MKRVLGALREAGVPILAGSDSGNPLVVPGAALQEELRQLTDAGIPVEEVWVIATRRAGERLGVPGLGTLEEGAPADLLLFLDDPTRDLAALGSLEAVIAAGRFSTRAGFSRWRWSARERTSSAPGLRGTRGTAGSRRDGAHRALGPRRRRPGPFRTGASHPRSAARPRPVAACAGCAATRSAAAGTPAPRPGRRSHRHRHRFRSRPACSRAPRHRPCPRAASR